In Nitrospinota bacterium, the genomic window TCCGTGCTCCCACGAAGAGAGGTAGTGGGCCTGTTCTTTCGTCAGGGTGTCGATGGCGATTCCCATGGATTCCAGCTTCAGGCGCGCCACCCAGTTTTCGATATCCACCGGAACGCTGTAAACTTTCTTCTGGAGGTTCTTGCGTTCCTTGACGGCGTATTCCGAGGCAAGCGCCTGCGTGGCGAAGCTCATGTCCATCACGCTGGCGGGGTGCCCTTCGGCGGCGGCCAGGTTCACAAGGCGGCCTTCGGCTATCACATAGATGCTGCGGCCGTTCTTCAATTTGTATTCATCGACGAAGTTGCGGATGTCCTTGCGGATTTCCCTGGTTTCCTTGGCGATACCTTTGAGGTCGATTTCGATGTCGAAGTGGCCGCTGTTGCAGACCATCGCGCCTTGTTTCATCGAATTGGCGTGTTCCGGGCGGATGACGTGCATGTTGCCGGTGACGGTGATGAAGAGGTCGCCCACCTTCGCCGCTTCGTCCATGGTCATGACCTGGAAACCGTCCATCGCGGCTTCGAGGGCCTTGATGAGGTCGACTTCGGTGACGACGACCTTGGCGCCCATGCCGCGGGCGAGCATGGCGCAACCCTTGCCGCACCAGCCGTAGCCGGCGATGACGACGGTCTTGCCGGCGATCAGCATGTCGGTGGCGCGGATGACGCCGTCGAGCGTGGACTGGCCGGTGCCGTAACGGTTATCGAACATGTTCTTGGTGGTGGCGTCGTTCACGGCGATGACCGGGAACATCAGCTTGCCGTCGCGCTCCATCGCGCGCAGGCGGATGACGCCGGTGGTGGTCTCTTCCATGCTGACGACCACGTTCTTGCCTTTTTCCACATATTTGGTGTGCAGCAGGGTCACGAGGTCGGCGCCGTCGTCCATGGTGACGTTCGGTTCGCGCATTACCATCGCTTCGAGGTGGCGGTAGTAGGTGTCGTTGTCTTCGCCCTTGATGGCCATGACGGGGATGCCGTAGTGTTTGGTCAGCGCCGCGGCCACGTCGTCCTGCGTGGAGAGCGGGTTGCTGGCGCACAGCGCCACATCCGCGCCGCCCGCCTTGAGGGCGCGGACGAGGTTCGCGGTTTCGGCGGTGACGTGCAGACAGGCGGACATGGTTATGCCCTTAAGGGGCTGTTCCTTCGTCCAGCGGTCGCGCACGGCGCGCAGCACCGGCATATCCTGATCGGCCCATTCGATGCGGGCTTTGCCCTTGTCGGCAAGACCCATGTCTTTTACGTCGAAATTTTTGGTTGCGGTGGTCATAGTCCGGCATCCTTTCTAAGTTTGGCGGCCATGTCGATCTGTTCCCACTGGAATTCCGGCAACTCGCGGCCAAAGTGGCCGTAAGCGGCGGTTTTTTGGAAGTGGGGGCGGCGCAGTTTCAGCATCTTGATGATGCCGAAGGGGCGGAGGTCGAAGTTCTTCCGGACGATTTCGACGACTTTTTCCTGCGGGATTTTGCGGGTGCCGAAGCCGTCCACCAAAACTGACACCGGCTCGGCCACGCCGATGGCGTAGGCAAGCTGCACTTCGCATTGGTCAACGATGCCGGCGGCCACCAGATTCTTGGCGATGTAACGGGCCATGTAGCTGGCGGAGCGGTCGACCTTGGTCGGATCCTTGCCGGAGAATGCGCCGCCGCCGTGGCAGGCCGAGCCGCCGTAGCTGTCGACGATGATCTTGCGGCCGGTCAGGCCGGAGTCGCCGTGGGGGCCGCCGACGACGAAGCGGCCGGTCGGGTTGATGAATATCTTGCACTTTTTTTCGTGGAAGAGGCCTTCGGGCATGATCGGGCGGATGACTTTGTCGAGCACTTCCTTGTGGATGGTGTCGTTATCCACGCTTTCGGCATGCTGGGTGGAGATGACCACCGTGTCGATGGCGTGCGCTTTTTTGTTGACGAATTCGACGGTCACCTGCGATTTGCCGTCCGGGCGGAGCCACTTGAGCGTGCCGTCTTTGCGCACTTTCGCGAGCTGGGCGGTCAGCTTGTGGGCCAACAGCAGCGGCAGCGGCATGTATTC contains:
- a CDS encoding adenosylhomocysteinase, producing MTTATKNFDVKDMGLADKGKARIEWADQDMPVLRAVRDRWTKEQPLKGITMSACLHVTAETANLVRALKAGGADVALCASNPLSTQDDVAAALTKHYGIPVMAIKGEDNDTYYRHLEAMVMREPNVTMDDGADLVTLLHTKYVEKGKNVVVSMEETTTGVIRLRAMERDGKLMFPVIAVNDATTKNMFDNRYGTGQSTLDGVIRATDMLIAGKTVVIAGYGWCGKGCAMLARGMGAKVVVTEVDLIKALEAAMDGFQVMTMDEAAKVGDLFITVTGNMHVIRPEHANSMKQGAMVCNSGHFDIEIDLKGIAKETREIRKDIRNFVDEYKLKNGRSIYVIAEGRLVNLAAAEGHPASVMDMSFATQALASEYAVKERKNLQKKVYSVPVDIENWVARLKLESMGIAIDTLTKEQAHYLSSWEHGT
- a CDS encoding methionine adenosyltransferase; translation: MGRINYLFTSESVTEGHPDKIADQISDGVLDAFIAQDPMSRVACETLVTTGLVMLAGEITSKAVGVDIHKIVRDTVKEIGYDDSAIGFDYRSCAILNALHEQSPDIAQGVVRKTDEETGAGDQGLMFGYATNETKEYMPLPLLLAHKLTAQLAKVRKDGTLKWLRPDGKSQVTVEFVNKKAHAIDTVVISTQHAESVDNDTIHKEVLDKVIRPIMPEGLFHEKKCKIFINPTGRFVVGGPHGDSGLTGRKIIVDSYGGSACHGGGAFSGKDPTKVDRSASYMARYIAKNLVAAGIVDQCEVQLAYAIGVAEPVSVLVDGFGTRKIPQEKVVEIVRKNFDLRPFGIIKMLKLRRPHFQKTAAYGHFGRELPEFQWEQIDMAAKLRKDAGL